The Stutzerimonas stutzeri DNA window GATCGAGGATCAGCGGTTTCCTCACGACTGCGCCCTACCCTGTTTCATACCACCTCGATTGCCGCCATCAGTCCGGTTTCCATATGGTCGATGACATGGCAGTGGAACATCCAGGTGCCCGGATTATCGGCGACCAGCGCGATGCGTGCCGTCTCGTTCTTGCCCAGCAGGTAGGTGTCGGTGAACCAGGGGTCGATCTTGCGCCGGTTGGACGAGATCACCTGGAAGGTCATGCCGTGCAGGTGGATCGGATGTTGATACTGACTGAGATTGCGCAGCTCGAAGATGTAATGGCCATCCTTCTTCAGCGTCGCGATCGGCCGTTCGGCGCAGCTCTTGTCGTTGATGTCCCACGCCTGGCCGTTGATCTGCCAGAACGTGTAGGCCGCCCCCTGCTCGACATCTGCCGACAGATGGCCAGCCCACTCAAAATTGAAGCGCAGCGTCTCCGCCCGCTGCAGGTCCGGCACCGCGACCGGGTTGGCCGGCAGCGCCGGCGGCCAGTCGCCAGCAGTTTCGTCATGGGCCACCGCGCGCAGCGTCGCCAGCCGCAACGGGCCGTTGCGCAAGGACAGCTCGGTGCCCGCCTGTGGCACCTTGAGCGCGAGGTCGATGCGCATGCCCGGGCCGAGCCAGTATTCCTTGCCCAGCGGACGCGGCGCGACCGGATGGCCGTCGAGGGCATAGACGCGCGCGTCGCCGCCCGGCAGGTTCAGTCGATAGGTCAGCGTATTGTCGAGATTGAGCACGCGCAGCCGTACGACCTGCCCGGCCGGCAGATCCAGCAACGGGGCATGTCTGCCATTGACCGTCGACAGCACCCCGGGTGTGCCTCCGCGGGCCGCCTCGCGGGGCACGCTGAACTCGGTGAAGGCGCCCTGCTTGTCGATGTGCCAGCTCTTCAGATTGAGCGTGCGCTCGTGACGGAAGCCGCTCGGCTCACGCTCCTCGACGATCAGCGGGCCGACCAGCCCGCGTCCCAACTGCGCGGCGCTGGTGGTGTGCGGGTGATACCAGAAGCTGCCGGCGTCGTGCAGCTGGAAGCGATAGTCGAAGAATTCGCCGGGCAGGACCGGCAGCTGCGACACATAGGGCACGCCGTCCATTTCCAGTGGCAGACGGATGCCGTGCCAGTGAATGGTGGTGGGCTCCGGCAGCTGATTGATGAAGCGCACACGCAACCAGTCGCCCTGGCGGCCGCGCAGCTCCAGGCCGGGCGCCTGCCCGCCATAGGCCCACGCCGGCGTAACGTGACCGGGCACCAGCTCGACATCCAGCGGCGCGGCGATCAATTCGTAATCATGGGTGGTGACATCGATCGGGCGACCGAGCCAGTAGCGCACGCCACTGCCGGCCAGACCGACAACACCGAGGCCGGCCAGGCCAGCGAGCACTTGTCTACGGGTAAAACGCATGAGAAAACCTGCTCCTGCACGACAAAGATGGCTCATCAGGGCGTCGAAAATTGAGCGCCTCGTCTGCGCGAGGTCGCGAGCACGAAACGAAACGGCCACACGATGGCTTCGCCCGGTTCGATGGCGCGCAAGGTTAGCGGAATACACCCACAGCGGCCATAGCGCTGCCTTGGGCGTCACCCTGCCGTCTCGGCAGCCCCGCCTTGCATTCTTTCTTCAAGGAACATCGCTTGTAGCAAAGTCGCGAAGCGCGAACCCAGATTGTTCTGCGGTCGATGATCGGCGTACAGCAGATAGCTGGTGAAACTGAAATCGGCAGCGAACGGACGCACCTCGATGCCCGCATGTAGGTAGCCCTGCGCCACCAGGGGGCTGACGATACTCACCCCGAGCCCAGTACCGACCATGGCGCAGATGATCGCAGCATAGGGCGCCTCGAGGCTTAGCTTGCGACGATCCCCATGCTGCAGAAACAGCCGATCGATGCGGCGCCGAGTGCCGTCGTCGTGCGCCAGCGAGACGAACTCCTCCCCGGCGAGATCATCGATCCCGACGCGCTCCAACGCCGCTAGGCGATGCCCTTTGGGGAAGATGCACACCGCAGGCAAGTCGCCGATCAGACGTGCCCGCACCCCAGGGGTTTCCTCACCGATGAACGACACTAGGCCGAAATCGCAGAACTGCGAAGCGACCCAGCGCGCTACCGTCGTCGAGTCGCTGGTATGCAGCGAGATTGCGACCTGCTCATGACCTTCGCGAAAGCGCTGGATGGCCCGTGGCAGCACGGAAAGGGACAGCGACGGCACGGCGCCTATGCGTATCCGTCCGGTGCCGAGCTGGCGAATGTGCCGCGCCGAGTGCTCAAGGTTGCGCAGGCCGATGAACGCTCTGTCCACTTCGTTGAAGAATGCCGTGCCCTCATCGGTTGGGACCAGCCGGCTGCCTATTCGCTCGAACAGGGAAAAACCGTTGAGGCGCTCCAGTTGCGCGATCAACCGGCTGATATTGGGCTGTGACGTATGCAGCGCTTCGGCCGCAGCGGTCATGGAGCCGGACAGCATCACGGCCCGGAAGGCTTCCACCTGCTTGAAGTTCACGGCATCCCCATATCATTCATGCATGAACACGTAGCGTATTAGCATTTGTCAGTATGAGCCATTCCCTTTAAAACTTCAGCCAAGGCCCGCGCCAATGTGATCGGAACGCACAGCGAGGCTCATATCAACGTTCCGCTACTCCTAACTGCCATGGTTCCGCTCGAGCTCAGGCTCACCCATTGCGATAACAAAAAACAGGAGACACCTATGCCATCGTTCCCCAAGCTTCAGCTCGCCCTTGTCGTCGCCACTTCGCTCGGATTCGCCGCCCACTCGGTGGCCGCTGAGGGCATGCCGCCCGTGCCGTCATCCATCAGCAAACAGGACAAGTTGCGCGCAGGCGTGCGCTGCGACCAACCACCTTATGGCTACCAGGACAACAACGGCAACTTCGCCGGAGTCGAGGTGGAAATGTCCCGGCAGATCGCCGAATGGGCTCTCGGCTCCAAGGACAAGGTAACCTTTACCTGCGTTACCGCGGAAAACCGCGTGCCTCAGCTGCTTGGCCACAAGGTCGACCTGTTGATCGCCACTCTGGGCGTTACCCCGGAGCGCCAGCGCGTGATCGCCTTCACCCAGCCCTATCGCTGGGGTGCTAGTGACGTATTGGTCCGCAAGGACAGCGGCATCGAAAAGATCGACGACCTCAAGGGCAAGACCCTGGCAACACTCAAGGGCTCGGTGCAGGCCAAGTGGTTCGAAGAGCGTATGCCAGAAGTAAAGACCCTGCGCCTGAACAGTGCCGCCGATGCGCTGCAGAGCTTCCGACAGGGCCGCGCCGACGCTTACACCCACGACGCCGCGACCCTGGTAGTGGTGACCGGCAATGACGATTCGCTGCGCTTGGTCCAGGAGCCGTTCCAGATCTCCGACGCCGCCATCGGCCTGCGCAAGGGCGAGGACGAATGGCAAACCTACCTTTCCACCGCCGTCGAGCGCATGCACGAGGAGCGGCTCTTCCGCCCGTGGATCGAGCAATACGTCCCGGAAACCATCCGCGGCTACTACCTGAGCGTGTTCGAGCAGCCCAAGCCCGAAGAATCCCACTGATCGGCGGTTTCCCATGAGCTTCGATTTCGACTACCTGCTCACGCAGTGGCCTGCCCTGCTCGACGGGTTATGGATGACCCTCCAGGTTTCGGCACTGAGCATCGTCCTGTCGCTGCTGATCGGCGTGCTGGGTGCTGGCGTCAGGCTGTTCAAGCTGCCAGTGCTGTCACAACTGGTGGTGCTCTATGTCGAGCTGATCCGCAACACGCCGATTCTGGTACAGCTGTTCTTCATCTTCTACGGCCTGCCTGCCGTGGGCATGAAGCTGTCGCTGTACTGGTCGGGCGTGCTCTGCCTGTCACTCTGGGCGGGCGCCTACCAGATCGAGAATCTGCGCGGGGGCCTGGCCACAATCGACAAGGGACTGCGGGAGGCCGGGATGGCGCTCAACCTGCAGTCGCGGCAGTTCTTCCGCCTGATCGCGGTGCCCATCGCGTTTCGCATCAGCCTGCCGGCCATGCTCAACACGGCCATCTCGCTACTGAAGAACTCGGCATACCTGCAGACCATCGGACTGGCCGAGCTGACCTTCGTCGCGGTGGACCGTATCGCCACGGATTTCCGCGCCATCGAGATGTTCGCAGCCATCTGCGTGATCTACCTCGCTCTGGTGGCGGTCCTGGCGCTGCTCGCGGGACGCCTCGAAGCACGCCTGCAACGCCCCTTCCAACAATGAGGCCGCCATGGAATTCGTGATCGAGAACTGGGGGTTCATTTCCAAGGGCCTGCTCATGACCCTGAAGCTGGCACTGGTGATTCTGATGTTCACCACGCTGATTTCAGTCGTGCTCGGCACCTTGGCCACGGTGAAGAACCGCCCGCTAAGCTGGGCGATCCACGGTTACGTAGAGCTGTTCCGCTCGATACCGCTAATCGTCAACGTGTTCTTCATTTTCTTCGGCGCGCCGTTGTTGGGGATCAACCTTAGCCCCTTCGCCGCGGTGACCCTTGGCCTGACCTTGTGGGGCAGCGCCAACGGCATAGAAATCGTGCGTGGCGGTCTGCTCTCGGTGCCGCGGCACCAGTGGAAGAGCGCCTGGGCGCTCGGCCTGCGGCCCTGGCACATCTATGCGTACATCGTCGTGCCGCAGTCGCTCAAGGCGATCCTGCCGGCTTATACCGGCCTGCTGACCCTGCTGGTGCAGGCCACGTCACTGGGTGCGCTGGTCGGTGTCAGCGAGTTCCTCAAGGTCGGCCAGATCATCGTCGAGCGCAGCACCATGATGGGGGGCGTGAACCCCGCCTTCACGGTGTATAGCGTGGTCCTGCTCGTCTACTTCGTCATTTGCAGCGCGCTGACCTGGCTCAGCCGCTACCTCGAACGTCGCCTGGGCCGCAATGCGTCCCGACTCGGCCAACCTCAGCCCTGATGTCCAGAAGGCCTGTTCCCATGCTCGAATCCAAAGTCAGCCGTCGACTCAAGGAACCCACCGCAGCGGAAGTCTGCGACCTCATCTACGCACCGCGCCTCGCAGGGTTCGCCGACGGCTTCGGCTATCTCGGTGACGTCAACAAGGCCCATATCGTCATGCTTGCCGAATGCGGCCTGATAGACGCGCCAGTGGCCGTCGCCCTGGCTCGCGGCGTGCTCGAAATGGAGCAGGTCGGCCCGCAAGCCGTGACGCTCGATCCGCTGCGCGAAGACGCCTATTTCAACTACGAGGCACACCTGATCGAGAAGGTCGGCACCGACGTCGGCGGGCGTCTGCACATCGGACGCAGCCGCAACGATTTGCTGGCGACCCTGGACCGCCTGCGCGGTCGCGACGTCCTCATGGACCTGCTCGACGCGCTTTACAACGTGCGCCAGAGCGCCCTGGACGCCGCGGCGAAATACACCGACGCGATCATGCCGGGCTACACCCACCTGCAACCAGCACAGCCGATCACCTTCGGTTTCTACCTATCCGGCGTTGCCCAGGCCCTAGAACGTGACTGCCTGCGCCTGGCCGCGACCCTCGACAGCATGAACCGTAGCCCCATGGGTGCCGCCGCCTTCGCCGGCACGCCGTTCGCCATCAACCGCGCGCGCACCGCCGAGCTGCTAGGTTTCGACGGCTTCCTGGAAAACACCCTGGACGCGGTCGGCTCGCGGGATTTCGCCTTGGAAAGCATGGCGCAGATGACGCTCCTGGCGGTGTTCTGGAGCCGCGTGGCGCAAGACTTCTTCGTCTGGTCGACCCACGAGTTCGCACTCATCGATTTCCCGGACAGCGTCGCCGGCACGTCCAGCATCATGCCGCAGAAGAAGAACCCGGTGGTCCTGGAGTACCTCAAGGGGCGTACCGGGCAGATACTCGGCTCACTGGTCGCCTCAGCCGCAACCATCAAAGGCACAAACTTCACCCATACCGGCGACGGCAATCGCGAGAGCATGCGCGGCTTCTGGGAGTCGGCACAGGAATGCCAGCAATGCCTGACCCTGCTGGATCTGGTCCTGCGGACCGCGCGGCCGAATCTGGAAACCGGGCTGCGCAAGGCGGCGGAAGACTTCTCCACCGCTACTGGCTTGGCCGACCTAATGGTCAGCGCGGCCGACCTCTCGTTCCGCGAGGCGCACCACGTCGTCGGCGCGGTGGTACGCCAGGCGATGGACGATGGGCTGCCGGCAAGTCGCATCGACAGCGCGATGGTCGAACGCGCTGCCCAGCAGCAGCTTGGCCGCTCCCTAGGTCTGAACGAACAGCAGGTTCGCGAGGCTCTGGACCCGATTACCAATGTCAGGTCGCGCAGCCTGCCCGGCGGTCCGGCGGCCAGTGCCCAACGCGTACAGATCGATGCCGCGCGCCAACGCCTGGAGCAGGAGCGAGCCAGTCACGCAGGTCGTCGCCAGCGCCAGAGCGAGGCGCAGCAGGCACTGCAAGCCGCCACCGAGAGGCTCGCACAATCATGACCACCTTGATGACCGTACGCGGCCTGCGCAAACGCTTTGGCGACACCGAGGTCATCCAGGACGTCGATCTCGATATACACGAAGGCGAAGTAGTGGTGGTGATCGGGCCCAGCGGCTCGGGCAAATCGACCCTGATCCGTTGCCTGAACGCCCTGGAACCGGCGACGGCTGGCGAGATCACGCTGACCGGTTCGAACAGCAGCCGTGAATCCATGGCCCGGCTGCGCGACGAGGTCGGCATGGTGTTCCAGGACTACACCCTGTTTTCGCACCTGAGCATCCTGCGCAACATGACCCTGGCACCGATGAAGCTGCGCGGCCTGTCCCGCGCCGATGCCGAGGCCATGGCGATGA harbors:
- a CDS encoding amino acid ABC transporter permease, whose product is MSFDFDYLLTQWPALLDGLWMTLQVSALSIVLSLLIGVLGAGVRLFKLPVLSQLVVLYVELIRNTPILVQLFFIFYGLPAVGMKLSLYWSGVLCLSLWAGAYQIENLRGGLATIDKGLREAGMALNLQSRQFFRLIAVPIAFRISLPAMLNTAISLLKNSAYLQTIGLAELTFVAVDRIATDFRAIEMFAAICVIYLALVAVLALLAGRLEARLQRPFQQ
- a CDS encoding LysR substrate-binding domain-containing protein, which produces MNFKQVEAFRAVMLSGSMTAAAEALHTSQPNISRLIAQLERLNGFSLFERIGSRLVPTDEGTAFFNEVDRAFIGLRNLEHSARHIRQLGTGRIRIGAVPSLSLSVLPRAIQRFREGHEQVAISLHTSDSTTVARWVASQFCDFGLVSFIGEETPGVRARLIGDLPAVCIFPKGHRLAALERVGIDDLAGEEFVSLAHDDGTRRRIDRLFLQHGDRRKLSLEAPYAAIICAMVGTGLGVSIVSPLVAQGYLHAGIEVRPFAADFSFTSYLLYADHRPQNNLGSRFATLLQAMFLEERMQGGAAETAG
- a CDS encoding transporter substrate-binding domain-containing protein — its product is MPSFPKLQLALVVATSLGFAAHSVAAEGMPPVPSSISKQDKLRAGVRCDQPPYGYQDNNGNFAGVEVEMSRQIAEWALGSKDKVTFTCVTAENRVPQLLGHKVDLLIATLGVTPERQRVIAFTQPYRWGASDVLVRKDSGIEKIDDLKGKTLATLKGSVQAKWFEERMPEVKTLRLNSAADALQSFRQGRADAYTHDAATLVVVTGNDDSLRLVQEPFQISDAAIGLRKGEDEWQTYLSTAVERMHEERLFRPWIEQYVPETIRGYYLSVFEQPKPEESH
- a CDS encoding multicopper oxidase family protein, with protein sequence MRFTRRQVLAGLAGLGVVGLAGSGVRYWLGRPIDVTTHDYELIAAPLDVELVPGHVTPAWAYGGQAPGLELRGRQGDWLRVRFINQLPEPTTIHWHGIRLPLEMDGVPYVSQLPVLPGEFFDYRFQLHDAGSFWYHPHTTSAAQLGRGLVGPLIVEEREPSGFRHERTLNLKSWHIDKQGAFTEFSVPREAARGGTPGVLSTVNGRHAPLLDLPAGQVVRLRVLNLDNTLTYRLNLPGGDARVYALDGHPVAPRPLGKEYWLGPGMRIDLALKVPQAGTELSLRNGPLRLATLRAVAHDETAGDWPPALPANPVAVPDLQRAETLRFNFEWAGHLSADVEQGAAYTFWQINGQAWDINDKSCAERPIATLKKDGHYIFELRNLSQYQHPIHLHGMTFQVISSNRRKIDPWFTDTYLLGKNETARIALVADNPGTWMFHCHVIDHMETGLMAAIEVV
- a CDS encoding amino acid ABC transporter permease; amino-acid sequence: MEFVIENWGFISKGLLMTLKLALVILMFTTLISVVLGTLATVKNRPLSWAIHGYVELFRSIPLIVNVFFIFFGAPLLGINLSPFAAVTLGLTLWGSANGIEIVRGGLLSVPRHQWKSAWALGLRPWHIYAYIVVPQSLKAILPAYTGLLTLLVQATSLGALVGVSEFLKVGQIIVERSTMMGGVNPAFTVYSVVLLVYFVICSALTWLSRYLERRLGRNASRLGQPQP
- the argH gene encoding argininosuccinate lyase; protein product: MLESKVSRRLKEPTAAEVCDLIYAPRLAGFADGFGYLGDVNKAHIVMLAECGLIDAPVAVALARGVLEMEQVGPQAVTLDPLREDAYFNYEAHLIEKVGTDVGGRLHIGRSRNDLLATLDRLRGRDVLMDLLDALYNVRQSALDAAAKYTDAIMPGYTHLQPAQPITFGFYLSGVAQALERDCLRLAATLDSMNRSPMGAAAFAGTPFAINRARTAELLGFDGFLENTLDAVGSRDFALESMAQMTLLAVFWSRVAQDFFVWSTHEFALIDFPDSVAGTSSIMPQKKNPVVLEYLKGRTGQILGSLVASAATIKGTNFTHTGDGNRESMRGFWESAQECQQCLTLLDLVLRTARPNLETGLRKAAEDFSTATGLADLMVSAADLSFREAHHVVGAVVRQAMDDGLPASRIDSAMVERAAQQQLGRSLGLNEQQVREALDPITNVRSRSLPGGPAASAQRVQIDAARQRLEQERASHAGRRQRQSEAQQALQAATERLAQS